Genomic DNA from Pseudomonas sp. CCC3.1:
GTGCGGCGGTGAACCCGGCACGTCGCTATACGGCGGACAAGCCGGGCTGCTGAGGTCGGGTACCCATTGCCCAATAAGTAATGCCCGGTAAGCGGGTCTTGTCGTTCGCCATTAAAGCCATGGACCTGATGTGGACCGGCTGCGAGAGATGAGGCCCCATATCAAAATGGGCGGGAATTGAAGTGCGGCAGCTCCCACGCGGGGGTGGGTTCGAATCAGCGTTTAAGCAGCCCGCGCACGCTGATCCATGCCGGGATGCCCAGGCCGATCCAGCTCAGCACGTCCCAGGCGCTGTCGCCCAGAAGCGCGCCGAACAAGCCCGCACCTGTGACGAGGGCAATCGCCAGCGGCACGCTGAACACTTTCCAGAAACTCGACTGACGCGGTTTCATTTCGCGCTCTCCTTGGCGGCCTTGCGCCGCACCCACCACAGGTACAGGCCGCTGCCGAGCACGATGATCGTCAGCAGGTCGAGGGCTGCCCAGAGTATTTTCATGGGCATGCCGCCGTAGTCACCAAAGTGCAGCGGCTGCGACATGCCCATGGCGTCCATGTACCAAGGGCGTGAGCCCACGGCGGTGACGTGCAGGGTGCTGGCGTCGATCAGGACCGGTGTCAGCAGGTGCGAGGTGAGGTGGGTGCTGCCTTTCATGAACACGGCGTAGTGGTGTTCGCTGGAGAAGCGCGTGCCGGGGAAGGCGATAAAGTCCGGGCGCATGCCGGGTGCCGCGGTGGCGGCGATGTCCAGCAGGTGGCTGGCGGGGGCGAGTTGGGTCAGGGGCGGCGCATTGCGGTAGGGTTCGACCATGGCGCTGAGGGTGTCGTTGCGCCAGGCGTCGATGATCAGGTCGGCGCAGGCGCTGATAACCCCGGTGACGCCGACCACCAACGCCCAGGTGAGTGTGACCACGCCGATCAGGTTGTGCAGGTCGAGCCAGCGCAGGCGTGTGGATTTGTCGGTGCGCACGGTGGCGAATTCATGGCGTCGCATGAAGGGCAGGTACAGCACGGTGCCGGAGATGATCGCCAGCACAAACAAGGTGCCCATAACGGCCAGCAGCAGTTTGCCGGGCAGCCCGGCGAACATGTCCACGTGCAGGCGCAACATGACCATCATGATGCCGCCGTTGGCGGAGGGCACTTCTATGGCCTCGCCGCTGCGGGCGTCGAGCATAAAGGTGTGGGATGAGTTGGGTTCGGTGCCTGCGGTGGCGGCCATGATGGCGTAGACGGCGTTGGGCTCGTCTTCTTCCCAGCCGAAATATTGCATGACCTCGCCCGGCCGGTGAGCCTCGGCGGCGTGCACCAGTTGCTGCAAGTCGAGTTGCGGCGTGCCTTGGGGCAGTACTTTGACCTGTGGTGCATCACCCAGCAGGTGGTCGATTTCATGGTGAAAAATCAACGGCAAACCGGTGAGCGCCAGCATCAACAGGAAGGCGGTGCAAATCAGGCTGGTCCAGGTGTGGATAAAGGACCAGCGGCGAATGGTTTTGCTTTTCATGAGGGTCCTAAATGCAAAAGCACCCTGTAGGAGCGAGCTTGCCTCGCGAGCTTTTAAAGATCAAAAGATCGCGAGGCAAGCTCGCTCCTACAGGGGGGAGGGGTTTTAGAACTCCAATTGAGCCGAGAATTGCACGGCCCGCGGGTCACCCAGGTAGTAGCTGTTGAGCCAGTATTCTTTGTTGGTCAGGTTGCTGACGTTCAGGCGCAGGGTCAGGTCATTTTCGGCAACTTTCATACGGTAACGCGCCCCGGCATCAAAGGTGGTGAACGCGGGCAGATGGTAGTCGTTGGCCTCATCGGTGTATTGCTTGCCGGTGTAAAACGCGCCACCCGTCAAGGCCAGGCCCGGTACCGGGTTGATGTCGTATTCGGCATACACCTTGGCCAATTGCTTGGCGACGTTGGTGGGGGCGTTGCCGTCATTGGCTTTGATGCTGCTGTCTTTGATTTTCGGATCGAGCAGGGTGAAACCACCGATGACCGTCAGCTCAGGCGTGACTTTGCCAGTGACGCTGAATTCCAGGCCGTTGTTGACCTGTTTGCCGTCCTCGGAATACACCTGAAACTGATTGATGTAGCCATTGGGTTTTTCAATGTTGAAAAAGGCCAGCGTCAGCAGGGTTTCGCCCACCGTCGCTTTTGCACCCACTTCGTATTGCTTGCTCACTTGCGGGGCGAACATTTCGCCATAGTTGATCGCCGTGTTTGGCGCCGTGCCGCCCGCTTGCAGCCCTTCAATGTAGGTGGCGTACGTGGTCAGCCAGGGCAGCGGCTTGTAAATCAGCGAGATGTTGGGCGAGGTTTTGCTTTGGTTGTAGCGGGTTTCGGTTTCGGGTGTGCCAAACGCCTTGGCGTAGACGAACTCGTTGGCGTAGGTCTTGATCTGGGTGCGGGTCACGCCAAGGATGCTGGACCATTGATCGTTGAAGGTGATGACGTCACCGATCAGGAAGTTATTGGACTCTGTTTTACTCGCCAGACGCTGATCACCATGGCCAATCGAGTAACCGGGTTTGTCGTATTGCTGGCTGTCACCGATGGGCAAACCACCGCCACTCATGTCCGTGTATTGCGGACCGGGATACGGGATGTGGTCTTCATACTGGCGAATACGCGAGACATTGCCCTGATAACCCACGGTCATCTTGTGGCCAATGTTGCCGGTCTGGAACGCCGAATCGAGGAACAGATAGCCCGATGTTTCTTCGTGTTCGATGGGGGCAAATGCATACAGCGGCTGGGTGTAAACCCCTGGGCTGTAAACCGTTGGGCCGGTGTAAGTGTTCTCTTCGGTGAATTTTTGCGCCGCCACTGCGCCGCGCAGGCTAAAGGTGTCGTTCAGACGCCATTTGCCGCGTACGCCCGCCTTGTCGGTCTCGTTATCCGAGAACGCCCATTTCTGGCTGTGCAGCTTGTCGTTGTCCAACTGCGAAGCCCGGGGCCGATAGGCCTGATCGCCGAAGAACCAGTAACTGGTCAGGCCACGGTTTTCAGTTTTCTTGTGCGAGGCATCGAACTGCAATTGCAGGTCGTCGCTGACATTCCAGTCCAGGGCAAAGCTGATCATTTCGCGGCGACGTTTCTGCATATCGATGGCGGTTTCGCCGTCTTGAGTCAGCAGGTTCAAGCGATAGGCAAACTTGCCTTCATCGTCGAGCTTTCCGCCGAAATCGCCGTGCAGGTAGTAGTTCTCACCACCGGCATTGCCCACCGTTACGCTGCGGTAGGTGTCATAGGTGGGGCGCTTGAGTACATAGTTTGCCAAGCCACCAGGCGATGCCGGGCCGTACAGGAAGCCGGTCAGGCCCGTGATGATTTCCAGCTGTTCGGTGTCTTCCAGAAAGTTGCCCGCATCTGCGCCTGTGGTGAAGCGCAAGCCATCGTTGGCAATGTTCAGGCTGCCCGCACCGCTAAAGCCCCGAATATTGACGGCGCTGGCATAACCGGCCCCGGTGGGCGAATACATCTGGGTGAAGGGGTTGCGTTTGAACACATCATCAAGGGACGTTGCCTGGGTATTTTTGAGCAGCGCCTGCGACGTGACGCTCATGGAGTAGGGCGTGTCTTGCAGTTTCATCCCGCCCAAGGCGCCGACGTTACTCACGTTTTCGCTGACGTAACCCGCCGCTTCTGAACCTTCAGGTACTGCCTGACCATTGATGTTGACGTCGCCCAAGGTCAAGGCACCCTCGACCACGGGCACCAGGGTGTAGGTTGCGGCGCCGCTTTGTTGCAATTGCAGGCCTGTGCCGCGCAGGGCTTCGCGCAATGCGGTGGTGGCCTCAAAGGTGCCTTTAACTGCGGCCGAGGTTTTACCGGCGAGTAAAGATGGATCAATCGCCAGCGTCACACCCGCCTGACTGGCGATCTGGTTCAGTGTGGCCGCCAACGGTCCGGCGGGCAGGTTGTAGCTGCGCGCGCTCGTGCTTTGCTCGGCGGCGATCAGCGAGGTGCTGGCCAGCGGGGCGCTGAGGGCGATGGCGACGGCTAACAGGCTAGGGCGCAACAACGTGTCTAGGGTGCGGGACATTCGGCGGGTTCCTGAATGGAAATGTTTCTCAATGCTTATGTGCCGAACGAGCGTTCAAAAGTGATAGGGCTAATTGAAAATAATTTCGATTTGGCTTTTACGGCTGGGCGCTGACGGTGATCCACCACGGGGTGAGTTGCTCAATTTTCACGGGCAGGGTGGGTTGCAGGGCATTGAGTGCCAACGGCACGTTGTTCAGCGGGAAGCTGCCGGTGATGCGCAGGTCGGCCACGTGCGGGTCGACGCCCAGATGGCCGTGCTGGTAGCGATTAAGCTCGCGCACCATGTCGGCCAGTCGCACGTTGTCGAGCACTAGCATGCCGCGGGTCCAGGCATCAGCCCCGGCGTTGACGGCAACCATTTGCCCCAGGTGATCGCGGTGCATGAGCACTTGCTGGCCTTCGTTGTAGATCGTCTCGCCGGTGCTGTCTTCGGGGTGTGCAGCAACGCGCGATTGCAGCACGCTGAGGCGGGTGCCGTCGTCTTCGCGCTTGACCAAGAAGCGCGTGCCCAAGGCGCGCAGGCTGCCATCACGGGTTTGCACGATAAACGGCCGAGGATCGCCATGGCCGGTCTGCACCATGATCTCGCCTTCTTGCAGGATGATTCGCCGGGTGCTGGCGTCAAACTTAACGTCCACGGCACTGTGGGTGTTGAGGTTGATCACGGTGCCATCGGCCAGTCGCAGTTCGCGCTGCTCGCCGGTGGCGGTGCGTTGGTCGGCCATCCAGTAATCAATCGGCACATACTGTTTGCCCGCGAACACGGCCAGCCCGCAGACCAGCGCGATGCTCGCCAAGCCGCTGCCGAGCTTGCGCACCCGTTGATGCAAGCCGTTGCGCGCGTTCAGCAGGGCATTGCGGGCCGGAAGGCTGGCGTTGCTGAAGCGGTGGTCAAGCATGCCCAACTGTTGCCAGGCACGTGCGTGTTCTTCGTTAGCTTCGTACCACTTGGTGAATTCGGCCTGTTCGACCAGACTGCCATTGCCGCAGTCCAGGCACAGTTGCCAGGCGATGGCGGCGTCGAGTACGCGGGCGGACACCGGCTTGGAACTGATCGCGTTCATGTCGGCTCGCCATACAGCGCGATGTAGCACTGGCGAATGCCTTGCGCCAGGTACTGACGCACGCGGGGCACAGACACGCCCAGGCGTTCGGCGATTTCGGCGTGGGTCAGGCCATCGAGGCGGCTATGCAGGAAGGCCGCGCGCGATTTGCTCGACAGCTTGCTCAGCAGGCGGTCGATGGCTTTCAGGTCTTCGAGAATCAGGTGCTGTTCTTCGGGCGAAGGTTGCTCGGCTTCGGGGATCAGCAGCAGTTCGTTGAGGTATGCCTGCTCCAGCGCGGCGCGGCGAAAGTGGTCAAACAGCAGGCCTTTGGCGATGGCTGCCAGAAAGGCGCGCGGCTCACGCGGGGCAGTCAATTCGGGGCGTCCCAGCAGGCGCACGAACGTGTCTTGGCTCAAGTCTTCGGCACGTTGCGGGCAGGCCACATTGCGCCGTAACCACGCCAGCAGCCAACCGCGATGGTCGCGGTAAAGCGATCCAACCAGTTCACTGTTAGGGGTTTGGACTGACGACAAGAGCAGCACCGAATGCAAGTTTTAACTAACGATAATTATTCGCGATTGTGTCAGAGGGGAACGAGCGGCGCAATTGACGCTCATCGGATGACTTTTGATGGGTGTCGTTGGCTGCCCTCATCTGTAGGAGCGAGCTTGCCTCGCGATCTTTTAGAAGATCAAAAGATCGCGAGGCAAGCTCGCTCCTACAGGGGGCCTGTGTGTGCTTAAAAGCTGTGAACCTGTTTGCGCCGTTGCCACTGGTTAAGCCGCTGTTGCAGGGCTTGGGGGCTGTCGATGCCTTGGGCGCGGGCGCGGCTGAACAGGATCAGCGCCAGTTCAGCGGTGGCCAGCGCGTCGGCGCTGGCGTTGTGGCGGTCTTCAACGTGCAGGTTGAAGTGCTTGATCCAGTCATCCAGCCCGGCCTCTCGCACAGTGACCTGCGGGCACAGCATCGGCGCTAGCGCCGCCACGTCCATAAAGGGATGCTGCAAGCGATAACCCAGGCTGTCTTTGAGTGCGCGGCTCAGCATGTGCTGGTCAAACGGGGCGTGAAACGCCAGCACCGGGCTATCACCGACAAACGCCATAAAGTCGAGCAGGGCATCCACCGGGTCACTGCCGGCGGCAATCGCACTCGGGCCCAGGCCGTGCAGCAGGACGCTGGGGCTGAGCGGGTTGTCGGTACGCAACAAGGTGCGTTCGAACGCCTGGCCCAGATCAATGGCGCCGTCTTCAATGACCATCGCCCCAATCGACAGCACTTGGTCACGATTAAGGTTCAGACCGCTGGTTTCCAGGTCGACCACCACCCAGCGTTGGGCGCGCAGGGTGTGCTCGCTCAACTCCGCTGGCGCGGTTAACTGCGCTAAACGCTGCTGCTGAGCCGGGGTCAAGCTGGGGGTTTTACGCGCCAGCAGCCAGGAAAACAGGCTCATAGCTGATACCGCAGGGCCAGGCTGCTTTGCAGGCGTTGGGCCTGGCGCAGGGCTTCACGCAGGATGCGTCGGTCCAACTGGTTCAAGTTGTCGGGGTCGACACGGTTGGAATACGGGCGGTTTTGCCGGGTCTGCAATTGGTGCTGTTGCATGCGGGTCTGCTGAATAAAGTGATACGCCTCTTCGTAGGCCGCGCCGTCCAGGGGCTCGATCACGCCGAGGGTGATGAGCTGGCGCAAACGCTCAAGGGTGTTGATGGCTTCAACGCCATTGGCCAACGCCAGCAGGCGGGCGCCGTCAACGAACGGGGTCAGGCCTTGCACCTTGAGGTCGAGGGTGGCTTTGTCGCCGCCTTTGCGCTCCAGCACAAACTCGCGAAAGCGCCCCACGGGCGGGCGATGGCGCAGCGCATTGTCGGCCATCATGCGCTGGAACAACCGGTTGTCGGCCACTTGCTGAAGGATCCCGCGGCGCAGTTGCTGGCAACCCTGCTCATCGCCCCAGACCACCCGCAGGTCAAAGTAGATGCTGGAACCCAGCAGGTTTTCGGGTGTGGCCTCGCGAATAAACGCCGCAAAGCGTCGGGTCCATTCGGCGCGTGACAGGCACAGGTCGGGGTTGCCGGCCATGATGTTGCCCTTGCACAGGGTGAAGCCGCAGGCCGCGAGGTGGGTGTTGATGTGTTGCGCAATGGGCAGCAGGCGCAGACGAATCTCGGCGGCCTGCGTGGCGTCTTTGGCGTCGAACAAAATGCCGTTGTCTTGATCGGTGTGCAGGGTTTGTTCGCGTCGTCCTTCGCTGCCGAAACACAGCCAAGTGAAAGGCACGCCAGGATCGCCGCGTTCAGCCAGCACCAACTCGATCACGCGGCACACGGTGTGGTCGTTGAGCAGGGTGATGATGTGCGTGATCTGCGTCGACGAGGCGCCGTGGGCCAGCATGCGCTCCACCAGTTGGCCGATCTCGCCGCGCAGGTTGATCAGGGTATCCAGGCGCGGCGCGTGGCGAATGGTGCGGGCCAGGTGCACCAGATCGACCCGTTGCAGAGAAAACAGATCACGTTCGGACACCACGCCGCACAGGCGCTGTTCTTTGACCAGGCACACGTGGGCGATGTGCCGCTCAGTCATGGCAATCGCGGCATCAAAGGCGCTGTGGTCGGGGGACAGGTAAAACGGCCCCGGCGTCATGTGCGCGTCGATGGCTTGCTCAAAGTCCTGTATGCCATCGGCCACCACGTGGCGCAGGTCGCGCAGGGTGAAAATCCCCAGCGGTGCCTTGTGTTCGTCCACGATCACGATGCTGCCCACTTGTTGCTCGTGCATCAGGCGCACGGCCTCGCGCAGGGCGGTGTGCGGGCTGCACGTCACCGGGTGGCGCATGGCCAGTTCACCCAGGCGGGTGTTGAGCGAGTATTGCGTGCCCAGGGTTTCAACGGCTTTTTGCTGCACTTGCTGATTGACCTTGTCGAGCAGGCTGCTGACCCCGCGCAGGGCGAAGTCGCGGAACTCGTCGGACAGGGCGAACAGTTTGATAAACGCCGCTTTGTTCAGTTGCAGGCAGAAGGTGTCTTCGGCGGCCCGATGCTCGGTGCGGGTGGCGCGTTCACCGAGCAAGGCGGCCAGCGGGAAGCACTCCCCCGCAGTGATTTCAAACGTGGTTTCGGCAACGTCGCGTCCTACGTGCGTGCGCTCGCCCACCACGCGGCCTTGCTTGACGATATAGAAGTGTTCGACCGGCCCGTCGGCGGGCCGAATGATGCTGTCACCGGGGCCATAGAAGCGCAGTTGGCACTGCTCCACCAGGAACGCCAAGTGAGTGTTTTCCATTTGGTTAAAGGGCGGGAATCGCTGCAAGAACTGCATGGTGCCGTGAATGTTCTGCAACACCGCAGTTTTCCCTGCCTGGAGAAACGCATCCGATTTACTCATTACCGTTACCGCATTGTTGGCCGTTGTTGTTATGACGGGACAGGGCCCCAGCTGACCTTCATGCT
This window encodes:
- a CDS encoding 3'-5' exonuclease, which produces MSLFSWLLARKTPSLTPAQQQRLAQLTAPAELSEHTLRAQRWVVVDLETSGLNLNRDQVLSIGAMVIEDGAIDLGQAFERTLLRTDNPLSPSVLLHGLGPSAIAAGSDPVDALLDFMAFVGDSPVLAFHAPFDQHMLSRALKDSLGYRLQHPFMDVAALAPMLCPQVTVREAGLDDWIKHFNLHVEDRHNASADALATAELALILFSRARAQGIDSPQALQQRLNQWQRRKQVHSF
- a CDS encoding FecR family protein, whose translation is MNAISSKPVSARVLDAAIAWQLCLDCGNGSLVEQAEFTKWYEANEEHARAWQQLGMLDHRFSNASLPARNALLNARNGLHQRVRKLGSGLASIALVCGLAVFAGKQYVPIDYWMADQRTATGEQRELRLADGTVINLNTHSAVDVKFDASTRRIILQEGEIMVQTGHGDPRPFIVQTRDGSLRALGTRFLVKREDDGTRLSVLQSRVAAHPEDSTGETIYNEGQQVLMHRDHLGQMVAVNAGADAWTRGMLVLDNVRLADMVRELNRYQHGHLGVDPHVADLRITGSFPLNNVPLALNALQPTLPVKIEQLTPWWITVSAQP
- a CDS encoding PepSY-associated TM helix domain-containing protein — encoded protein: MKSKTIRRWSFIHTWTSLICTAFLLMLALTGLPLIFHHEIDHLLGDAPQVKVLPQGTPQLDLQQLVHAAEAHRPGEVMQYFGWEEDEPNAVYAIMAATAGTEPNSSHTFMLDARSGEAIEVPSANGGIMMVMLRLHVDMFAGLPGKLLLAVMGTLFVLAIISGTVLYLPFMRRHEFATVRTDKSTRLRWLDLHNLIGVVTLTWALVVGVTGVISACADLIIDAWRNDTLSAMVEPYRNAPPLTQLAPASHLLDIAATAAPGMRPDFIAFPGTRFSSEHHYAVFMKGSTHLTSHLLTPVLIDASTLHVTAVGSRPWYMDAMGMSQPLHFGDYGGMPMKILWAALDLLTIIVLGSGLYLWWVRRKAAKESAK
- a CDS encoding putative nucleotidyltransferase substrate binding domain-containing protein is translated as MSKSDAFLQAGKTAVLQNIHGTMQFLQRFPPFNQMENTHLAFLVEQCQLRFYGPGDSIIRPADGPVEHFYIVKQGRVVGERTHVGRDVAETTFEITAGECFPLAALLGERATRTEHRAAEDTFCLQLNKAAFIKLFALSDEFRDFALRGVSSLLDKVNQQVQQKAVETLGTQYSLNTRLGELAMRHPVTCSPHTALREAVRLMHEQQVGSIVIVDEHKAPLGIFTLRDLRHVVADGIQDFEQAIDAHMTPGPFYLSPDHSAFDAAIAMTERHIAHVCLVKEQRLCGVVSERDLFSLQRVDLVHLARTIRHAPRLDTLINLRGEIGQLVERMLAHGASSTQITHIITLLNDHTVCRVIELVLAERGDPGVPFTWLCFGSEGRREQTLHTDQDNGILFDAKDATQAAEIRLRLLPIAQHINTHLAACGFTLCKGNIMAGNPDLCLSRAEWTRRFAAFIREATPENLLGSSIYFDLRVVWGDEQGCQQLRRGILQQVADNRLFQRMMADNALRHRPPVGRFREFVLERKGGDKATLDLKVQGLTPFVDGARLLALANGVEAINTLERLRQLITLGVIEPLDGAAYEEAYHFIQQTRMQQHQLQTRQNRPYSNRVDPDNLNQLDRRILREALRQAQRLQSSLALRYQL
- a CDS encoding TonB-dependent receptor: MSRTLDTLLRPSLLAVAIALSAPLASTSLIAAEQSTSARSYNLPAGPLAATLNQIASQAGVTLAIDPSLLAGKTSAAVKGTFEATTALREALRGTGLQLQQSGAATYTLVPVVEGALTLGDVNINGQAVPEGSEAAGYVSENVSNVGALGGMKLQDTPYSMSVTSQALLKNTQATSLDDVFKRNPFTQMYSPTGAGYASAVNIRGFSGAGSLNIANDGLRFTTGADAGNFLEDTEQLEIITGLTGFLYGPASPGGLANYVLKRPTYDTYRSVTVGNAGGENYYLHGDFGGKLDDEGKFAYRLNLLTQDGETAIDMQKRRREMISFALDWNVSDDLQLQFDASHKKTENRGLTSYWFFGDQAYRPRASQLDNDKLHSQKWAFSDNETDKAGVRGKWRLNDTFSLRGAVAAQKFTEENTYTGPTVYSPGVYTQPLYAFAPIEHEETSGYLFLDSAFQTGNIGHKMTVGYQGNVSRIRQYEDHIPYPGPQYTDMSGGGLPIGDSQQYDKPGYSIGHGDQRLASKTESNNFLIGDVITFNDQWSSILGVTRTQIKTYANEFVYAKAFGTPETETRYNQSKTSPNISLIYKPLPWLTTYATYIEGLQAGGTAPNTAINYGEMFAPQVSKQYEVGAKATVGETLLTLAFFNIEKPNGYINQFQVYSEDGKQVNNGLEFSVTGKVTPELTVIGGFTLLDPKIKDSSIKANDGNAPTNVAKQLAKVYAEYDINPVPGLALTGGAFYTGKQYTDEANDYHLPAFTTFDAGARYRMKVAENDLTLRLNVSNLTNKEYWLNSYYLGDPRAVQFSAQLEF
- a CDS encoding RNA polymerase sigma factor; this encodes MSSVQTPNSELVGSLYRDHRGWLLAWLRRNVACPQRAEDLSQDTFVRLLGRPELTAPREPRAFLAAIAKGLLFDHFRRAALEQAYLNELLLIPEAEQPSPEEQHLILEDLKAIDRLLSKLSSKSRAAFLHSRLDGLTHAEIAERLGVSVPRVRQYLAQGIRQCYIALYGEPT